One Gossypium arboreum isolate Shixiya-1 chromosome 13, ASM2569848v2, whole genome shotgun sequence genomic window, CACACTAGTCTAGAATTTAATTTTGTGTGCTTTGAGTATGCTTTCCATCAAATCCGAGGCATTTAACGTTCAAACCGATGATTAGGTTAACGGAAAAATATGATTGATAAACCTTTAATAGTTTGAGGACTAAAATaaaagattaattttttttttttttttgtaatccaTAGGCCAATGGCTTAGATACAGCCCATCATATCGTATCTGAAAAATCTTTTGTAGTTTTCATTTTTCAAGGTTTTCAAAATTAGATCGTGGCTTGAATTGGTTAACCATAAATTCTTGGTTCGATTAGTTTGGTTGactcaattaaataaatatttaaaaattttaaaaaatagatgaaattgtaacaccctgaataatTTATATTTGTTTCTAACATAATTGTGTatttgcttcaatggttaagtgttttgagTGTGTGTATGAGGTCTTGGGTTTAAGTCTCTTCTTTGCTAAACTTTGTTATTTTTCTAATCTAAGCCATACTTTTTTTGGAAGGGCTTATTTATAAATTTTCTGTTAATTTATATTAGAATTAGCTTgttggtttgagtggtaaggggGTTGTTgcgttggaggtcctgtgttcaaatTGTTTGATAGAGTTTCGGTGGAACTAAAATTCTGAGGTGGTTGTGAGTTAATGGGTTAGTGGGAGGAAAGTTAGGGAGGTTATCAGATTTCTAATTTGTtagtttttgttttctttttcccaAAACTCCCCTCCTGACATTTTTTTCTCTCTTCCCTTATCTTCCACTTTCGATTTTTTATTCATTCTTCTTTGAATTACCGTTGTTTTACTCATTCAACTGTTTCTGCTACGATTTTTGGTTTCATTAATCGATTTGGTAAGTGAAGTTGAGTTTTTGTTATCGAATGGTTTTTGGAGTTATAGGAAATCTTATTGATAACCGATATATGGTAGTAATCGTTGAATTCTGTGGCGTAGGAGAAGGCGGTGAGGCAGATGTTGTGACTCCAACGGTTTAGATTACGGCATGTGACCGTTTTAGCGGTGGTAAGTTGTTGGTCATTGATCGATTTAGTTTTCGTTAACTCGATTTTTGGTTGCTAAAGGGATTGGATATTCTGTTTTTAGATGCCGCTGGTCTCAAAAGTGTTTTTGCAGCAAAATCGaaacaggtgtgtacccaaaatgtAAAAAAACGAGCTTCGATGAAAGCTAAAAAACCCCactatcgatgccacacgggcatgtacctGATTGCGTGGttggccgtgtgcgagacacgaccgtgtggtcaatGAAGGCATGGTCGTGCGCAAGAAACGACCGTGTGATGGCCTAAGTGTAGTCGTATGAACCACAcaggctaggccaagttgggcgtgtaggtccacacgagcatgtaggtttttgggctaggccgtgtgggccacacgggcaaggccaatctgggcgtatgggcccacacgggcatgtgggcccatatttttgaaatttttcctaGGGTCGTACGGGTTGTTCCGATCGACTGTGAGCCTAccatagggtcggtaagggctaaccaaaccctaaattTTATGTGATTTGATATTCTGGTAGTACGCTGTAAcatccctaactcgtatccgttgccggattagggttataaggtattaccgGACATAACATAGTTCGATACAATTAcacatttcaaaaaaaatatttatatagagaTCTAATTCTTAACTTATGACCCAATACAATTCATTTCGTATTCAAATAGAATATGTAAGCTCAACATTCAAAGCATTCAAATagtttataaataaatgaatCTGTCAGCTTGCAAATTTATATTCACTAACTCAAATTATAAAGTTAGACATCATCATATTTCATATGAGTAGCATATATCTCAATGTCCCTTTCATTTATCAAATTTTACCTAACATTATAACAAACACTATTTAACTACAAGTATTTTATTCCACCATAATAACATGAGCGTGTAAGTAAATATATAATgacctatttttattatatttgctgaACTATAAAGCAATACATGAATAAGTCGAATTAACCTATCTAACTTGTTACCACTTAGCCAATTCATTACACTAATAACCGTGACTTATACCTGTATATTTGTATAATCATACATTGCTATTATAACTGAATTTAAACAACTAATTCTTATTCACATTTATATACATTTCATAGTCATTTCATTTCAATGctaaccaaaatttatataccATTCTCCCAAAAACAAGCATATTAAATAATacacatataccaaaataagtcctAGTCATATGAAAATATAGCCGAAAACattttaataccaaaacatgatataaaatgtactttttaaatataattcaatCATCGAATATAGATACATAGGTATATTCAAGACACAAATTCCATGAACTATATTTAAAAGAAACATACAGTATATCTCCCATCATATTCGGTCATTACAATATATCCTTTATTACCAACTTGTTTTAAGCACGTTAACCCAACATAATAAcctaaatttcatatataacttTTCTTAATATAAACTGCGTCAAAGTTGAGCAAACACTTTTATATCATGTATTATGACCATTTCGTTATCAACCAATCTCAATATGCATACACAAAACACAAGTTCTAATCATCCAAGGTATAAGACATAATAACTAGAATAAACTTAAACCATAATTTAACCAAAACAAACTCAAGCATagaatttaagccattttcgcatggcctttatacattaaccaaaatacaGCATTCCAAaacacattccagcctatacatgtaATAATTCCAAaatgcaacttataaaataccgaagacggTAGATAGTGCGACAGACTTTGCTGActatccccgagcttgtaacttgaatccaaaatctataaaacagaatgaACATGAAAGCACAAAGTAAGCTAtagtagcttagtaagtcataagcaaataaatatcccaatgatataatcaactcattttaatctaatccaaatttaattatcattattaaGCTTAACCTCCAACCTACAAATGAGATAAATAACGCATTTTcatacacaaaatctaccttggccgaatgctcactTAAACAATTTGACCTAATATCATTCAACTTTCTAAGCCAAAATGTCTtaatataatcaaacatacacaTATGCATTTATATAAGCTCAAGAACCATAATATAACTCCATGTACATATACCACTTATATGACCGAATATACATGATCaattatatacacatatccaagaATCAATTCTACAATATTCATACCATTTATTTACAAGACCGAATaaatttactaaattcacatgtaatCTTCATTTGTATCACACATAATTAGTAACAAATATCAAGTTACTTTTTTTTACCTTATCTCAAGTAAACAACAAGCTtactcatacctgatcatttagctcattttacacatccaTTCACGATTTACCTTTGTccaatgaaccattcggaattgggtaggacactcggatTATCACACagatatcgtacaatgccaacgtcccagacgtggtcttacatgtaatcacatatcgacgccactgtctcagacagggtcttactcgcacacatatatcggagtcacatatcgataccatggtcttactcacatatcacatatcggaattctatgtcatgacaaatgtatcctaactattcctaaggttcatacggggcttttggacgtcgtaactcggtcgaaacgaatttgGCAATGTAGTAGCCAGGTttattcatattcggccataacatatataaattcatacatttcataccagcatatatatttagcatttaactacaattaagcATGTCtatttgtttataaacttacctcggacgatgtaaaacggaacaGGACAGCCAGTCgacgactttcgttttcccccgatccaaatccaatttttttggttcttaatctaaacatattcaaattaagctcattcaaatatattttcattaaatttagtccaaaaacacataaatgggcaaattaccaatttacccctgacatttatactttttacaatttagtctttattgcacaaaacacaaaatatacaaaatttcaatatacccatgttgggACGAATTTCACCCATACCCAtgcaagtccatatatttcatttattttactttttagtccctcaaattattatttttgaatttagtcctaattactcaaaatcatcaaaaactccaatacaaaacatgttaatctaaaacatatgtttcatatttcatcaccaaacaataaaaatcacaagctttcaacaatgacacaactcaaaatattcatcaaaataaaaaattcaagcatgggctttgtagtactcgaagtaatgatatcaaaaacgtaaaaattatcaaaaatcgaacaaaaacgaaccttgattgagcttgagtaAGTGCCGAACTCtagctttctcttttcttttattcttATTACTGTTTCGGTCATGAAAATGATAATATGAACAttgtttttttattatatgttttattttaaacatattattacttattttaccattataaccttaataataaaattataaaaccatatatAACATGCCCATTACCGTCCACCCTTTTTTCaaatgggataattgcaacataaaggtttccatttaaaaagccactaacaattcggcccttatgcttttaactatcaagtttttaatttacgcgattaagtccttttatttaatcagacactaaaacgttaaaattaaattatgaaaatttcacagatataaattcacacaaaataaacacagaaaataatttttaaatatttttctgactcagattcgtggtcccgaaaccaccattccgaatagggtcaaaattgggttgttacatatgCCCTGATTAGGACATTACTATACATTACTATATATTCTGCTATCTGTATATTTGATATCTATACATAAGCATGTTGATCATGTCTAGTATGCTATTCTATATCTGTTTCCGTATATAATTTTGGtgtgggatttgtatatgaggaggaagtTTTCTGTACGGTGATcatcgcctatattctggcagcttggctaTACATTATCTGACATGTGTCGTAATGACACAATATGGTGTGTAGAGATGGGTGGATGTTTTTAACCTCATatagtgtgttgggatggtcggagttaGCGTGTAGAGCATAGGGGTAGAATTCTGTATATCTGATTCTGTTTACTGTATTTAACAAAGGCATGAGCCCGATTCTGTATCTGTATGTTTGCATGTttaattctgttgggttacacaccgagtttatgaaaactcacattTTTTTGTCTGTTCTGTTTAGGTAATCCACAaacttaggcagatcggtgcgacggagactcaacggtgaccactcAACCGTAAACAGTTTAAACTTGACAAATTATGGCTTTATTTATGATTTGGTTTTCATTCGAGAGTTTGTGATTTCTGAGACTCTCTAGACTTTATGATTTTTAACGGTTGATTTTTGAATTGTTGATAATTTGCATGCTTtggtaaaatattttattaaaacaacgtttTTTACGCAAAAAAAAGTTTTCTAAAAATACGAATCGAATTTCTAAAATGAAACGAGTTTGTTAAACTTCCACTGTAAAATAAGTTTTGGCAAATAAACCAATTAATTAATGTTTTCAAAAATGGTTATAAAGTATATGAGTTAATAAACTGAGATGATTTTACGTAACGCTTTGATTTCTAACCCATTCTCTGTGACATattcagatttggccataacatctaggtcgggtttggtgtgttacatttaatggtatcagagtcagattgtaaaactcgggctgtgaattttgggttccaaaatctTATTACAAAAGAATTAGTTTTCaaacaatttgaataatttgagaagGTATGTAGTATATATAGTCTTCGGCACCGATCCTATAAGTATCTCTGTACTTAGATAAATCTGTTCTAAAACATTGTAGATAGTACTTTTTGAAACTGTACTAAGATAGTTAGAAGACTGAAACCTCTGAAAACATCTCTTAAGTCCTGATAATTTTAGCATAAAATATTTGCTAATCAATACTGAAACTAGTGCATAAAACTTTTTAATgtagataaaatttaaaatttatgatgagtGCTCGTGGAACACGTGGACGTGGTGTTCGTGGCCGTGGTAGAAGCCGTAGGGGGCTCAAGTTGAGTCTTCCTCTTTGGGCAATATGCCAAATTTAGATACAAATGAGACGTCGATTTTGCCTGTTACTGAGACTGAGTCTCAAAGCCGTTTGATTGGGGACgatgcactgtcccaagccatgctgaGGTTATTAGAAAGGGTCGCTGGACCACATTTGGATTTGAGGGCCGTGGATCAATAACTGAACGACTCTGGTCTAATGGAGTTGAGCTATTTAGGAGTGCCACTAGAGTCATCCCtactgtggctgagtattggttagaggccatTAAGAGGATTATGAATGATTTAGACTGTACTTCCTAGTAGAAACTTAAGGGTGCAGTCTCTTTGCTTCGTgatgaggcatatcagtggtggttaaCGGTTGAAGAGGGTACTCAATCTGATCGTCTAAACTGAGATTTCTTTAAGACTGCCTTCCATGGGAAATACGTGggggcgagttatgtggatgcccgtaggCGTGAGTTTATGAATCTCACTCAAGGGGATAGattagtggctgagtatgaggctaAGTTTTTTAGGTTGAGCCGCTATGCTTGAGGCATGATGGCGTCTGAGTATGAGAAGTGTGTTTGATTTGAGGATAGCTTGAGAGACAGTTTGAGGATTCTGATTGCCCCGCAAAGAGAGCGCGAGTTTTCTGTTATTATAGAAAAGACAAAGATTATCGAGGAAGTTAAGCGCATAGCGCGCCAGAACAGGGACCTGAGAGAGgaaagaacaagagggattcagagccgtTTAGCTCTATTCAGAGGCTTAAGAAAAGGGCCAAACCTGATTGGTTAATTAAAGTGGGGACTCCTATTGCTCCTACTGGGATTCAGTCGtatggagattgtggtagacgccatctagacgagtgttggaggaggattaGGGCTTGTTTAAGGTGTGGATCTTTGGAACACCATATTAGAGAGTGTCCACAGTAGgcagatcagatgcaagcttcagGATTGGGTTCTATACAACCTTAGAGGGTAGTTCAGTAGCCACCTAGGGGTCATGGACCGGCTaggggtggaaatggtatgggctgAGGACAGAGAGCACCAAGCAGAGGTGCTGGTTAGAAATGCTCGAAGCCGAGATGATAGAGatgctccagatgttatcaccggtacgttcttaatttttgatgtaccttatactgctttgatagacataggttctacacactcCCATGTAGCTAGTTCTGTATCTGAAAACTTAGAAATTTCTGTCGAGAGCACTTTTAGTGAGATCACTATATTGAATCTATTGGGACAGTCTGTTCTAGTTAATAAGCTTTATAGGAATGTTTGGTTATTGGTGCAAGGAGTTGTTTTTTTTGACAAATCTGATGGAGTTTCCGTTTGGAGAGTTCGaattaattctgggtatggactggttagttGAGCACCATGTTAGCTTTGACTGCGCATCTAAGAGGGTTGTTTTGAGGACTGAGGATGATAAAGAAGTGGTTGGGTTAGGTGAGCATTGAGATTATCTGTCCAATGTGATCTCCGCGCTTGTGGTTGAGAAATtggtttaaaaagggtatgagGTGTATTTGGCTTACGTCAATGTTTCTATTTCTGGAGACTCTTCTGTCGGGGATATCAGAACAATGAGGGATTTTTCAGATGTCTTTCTTGAGGAGTTATTGGGTTTACCTTCTAATCGAGAATTTGAGTTCTGCATTGAGCTTCTATCGGGTACAGTTCCGGTGTCTATCGCTCCCtaccgaatggcaccgaaggagcttacaaAGCTTAAGACTTAACTTCAAGAACTTTTGGATCGTGGTTTCATCTGCCCTAATGTGTCTCTGTGGGGGCTATTtataaagaaaaaggatgggaccatgaggatgtgtattgattatcgacaactgaaTAAGTTAactgtaaagaacaagtatccacttccgaTGATCAACGATTTCTTTGATTAGTTCCAAGGCgcttcagtgttttcgaagattgatttttGTTTTGGGTATCATTGTTGAGAGTCAAGGAAGTGGATGTTtataagactgcatttaggactcgttatggacattacgagttcctagttatgccttttggtttgacaaatgctccagctgtattcatggatctgatgaaccgagtgtttcaGCCATATCTGGATCAGTTCGTTGTGGTCttcattgacgatattctggtttacTCTAAGACCGATGATTAGCATGATGAACATTTTAGAGTAGTACTTCAGATTCTTCGTGAGAAACAGCTCTACCCTAAGTTGAGCAAGTGTAAATTCTGGTTGCATGAGGTGACTTTTCTAGGGTACGTGATTTTTGCTGAGgggatccgagttgatcctaGGAAGGTTGaggttgtgcttgattggaaacagcctaagaatgCATTTGAAATCCGTAGTTTTCTAGGTCTGGCAGGTTATTATTGGCGGTTTGTCGAACGATTCTCTCTGATTGCAGTTCCTTTAACTAAGCTTTTGAGCAATGGTGTTGCTTTTGTCTGGACTGATGAGCAACAATCGAGCTTCGAAAAGCTTAAGTCTGTTCTGACTCAGGCTCTTGTTCTGATATAGCCTAAGTCTAGAAAATATTTTAtggtatatagtgatgcgtcgCATGTCAGATTGAGATGTGTACTGATACAAGATGGAAAAGTTATGGCTTATGCATCCAGTCGACTTAAGACtcatgaaaggaattatccgacgcatgatctcAAGTTGGCTGCAGTGGTTTTTGCATTAAAAATccggaggcactatctgtatggtgagaggtgtattatctatactaatcacaagagcctcaagtatcccTTTacccagaaggagttgaatcttagataGCAgtgatggattgagctgctcaaaTATTATGACTGCATGATAGAGTATCATCTTGGTAAAgccaatgtggtagccgatgctctaaatCACGGAGCGAAGTTCGCTCGACTTAGTCTATTTGATGATGGGAGTCTATTCACTGAGTTGTaagttaagccgacttggattgatcagattcgaGTTAAGTAGTTGGGGGATGAGTCTCTGGGTTTGTGATTTCGTCTAGTTGAGAGTGGCAGCACTTCAGATTTTTGACTGAATAATGATGGTGTTATGTGTTTTCAAGGTCGAATCTATGTGCCAAGTGATTCTGatttgaggcagttaattctgaGGGAGGTGTATAGtaacccttatgctatgcatcccggtgGTAATAAAATATATCGCGATCGTCGTGAATTGTACTGTTGGCTGGGTTTGAAGTGTGAGGTTACAGATTTTATTACTCCAACCcgttaagattcccttatggaaatgggaacgagtaacAATAGACTTCGTTAGTGagttgcccttgacacccactaaaaaggattttgtttgggtcatcgtggatcgattgaccaagtctgctcattttattccagttcgaACGGACTTTTTTCTGCAGAAGTTAGCAAAGCTGTATATTTCTAAGATTGTAGATTGCATAGGGTTCTTGTTTCGATAATTTTTTTATAGAGATCTTCGTTTCACTtatcgattttggaaaaaattgtaTGAGACTTTGGGTgcgagattggacttcagtattgcattccatcctcagaccgtggtcaatctgagagggtgattcagatactggaggatatgcttcAGAGTTGTATGATTgatttccaaggtagttgggaggattatttgttgttagttgagttcgcctacaataacagtttcatGGCTAGCATTCAGatgacaccttacgaggctttatatggtcataagtgtcaTACTTTGCTATGTTGAACTGAGTTGGGTGAATATCGAGTAATGGGATTTGAGTTGGTTTATGAgactgaggataaagttagacaGATTCAGGATCATCTGAAGGCAGCTTTTGATAGACAAAAATATTATACAGATTTGAAGAGGTGtgatattgagtactctgtgggggacttcatatttcttaaggtttctccatggaagaaagttctgaaattcggtcgtaagggcaagttgagccctaggttcattgggacGTATTGAATTCTGAAGCTTGTGAGGTCCattgcttatcagttggagttacctcctGAGTTAGGCCTTATctatgatgtgtttcacgttttGATGTTGAAGGGGTATTGGTCTGGCCTATCTCATGTTGTCTCagttgaggagatcgaggttaggcctgatttgacttttgaggagaaGCTGATTCAGATTCTAGATCGTGATATTAAGGTTTTGAGGAGGAAGTCCATTCttctagtaaaagttttatggcagaATCATGGtactgaggaggccacgtggaaATTTGAGGCCTCGATACATCAGCAGTGTCCTCAtatgtttggatcaggtaaattttgaggttgaaatttcttttaggaggttagagttgtaacgccctaaataatttattttgtttctGTAAACATTTGGCACAATTATATATCTACttaagtggttaagtgttctgggtgtgtgtatgAGGTATTGGGTTCAAGTCTCTTCTTtgccaaattttgttatttttctgaTCTAAGCCTTACTCTTATTGGAAAGGCTTATTTATAATTGTCTGTTAAGTCATATCAAAATGAGCCTCCTGGTTCAAATGGTAAGAGGGTTGTTATACTAGAGGTCCTATGTTTGTATCCCTGCATAAGCAAAAGTATTAATTTTTGCTCGATTGTCTGAGAGAGTTTCAGTGGAACTAAAATTATAAGGTGGTTATCAGATTTTTGATttgttagtttttttttctttttcccaaaACTCCCCTCCTGACGATTTTTTCTCTCTTCCTCTAtctttgatttttgattttttgttcaTTCTTCTTCAGATTACTGTTGTTTTACTCATTCAACTATTGCTGCTACGATTTTCAGTTTCGTTAATTGGTTTGGTAAGTGAAGTTGGGTTTTTGTTATCGAATGGTTTTTGAAATTGTAGGAAATCTTAATGATAGCCAATATATAGTAGTAATCGTTGAATTTAGTGGCGTAGGAGAATACGGTGAGACAATGGTTGTGACTCCAACGGTTTAGATTACGGCGTGTGACAGTTTTAGCGGTGGTAAGTTTTTGGTTGTTGATCGATTTAGTTTTTGTTAACTTGATTTTTGGTCGTTAAAGAGGTTGGATATTCTGCTTTTAGGTGCTGGTGGTCTAAGGAGTGTTTTTACAGTAAAATTGAAACAAGTGTGTACCTGAAATGCAGAAAAATAAGCttcgacaaaagccaaaaaacctcactgtcgacgccacataggtgtgtgcctggctgtgtggttggtcgtgtgtcagacacgaccgtgtggtcgacGAAGGCATGGCCATGTGcaagacacgtccgtgtggtggTCGGAGTGTGGCCGTGTGAGCTACATAGGCTAGGCCAAGTTAGGCGTGTGGgtttttgggccaggccgtgtggaccatACGGGCAAGCCATACGGACACGTGGGCccatatttctaaaattttccctagggtcgtaTAGGTTGttccgatcgactgtgggcctaccgtagggtcggtaaaggctaaccaaaccctaaattTTATGTGATTTGATATTCTGGTAGTATGCCCTGAGTAAGACATTACTATGCATTATTGTTTATCCTGCTATCTGTATATCTGATATCTGTAcataagcatgttgagcatgtctaGTATGTTATTCTGTATCTGTTTCCGTATATGATTTTGGGGTGTGAtttgtatatgaggaggaagtTTTCTGTATGGAGATTATCGCCTATATTCTGGCAACTTGGCTGCACATTATCTGACATGTGTCGTAATGGcacaatatggtgtgtagggatgggtgggtgttttaaccccacatggtgtgctggaatggtcggagttggtgtgtagaggatgggggtagaatTCTGTATATCTGATTCTGTTTACTGTATCTAAAAAGGGCATAAGCCCGATTCAGTAtctgtatgtttgcatgcttaattctgttgggttacacactgagtttatgaaaactcacatctatttgtctgttctgtttaggtaatccaccgacttaggcggatcggtgcggtggagactcaacggtgaccactcAACTGTAAACAGTTTAAACTTGGCAAATTATGGCTTTATTTATGATTTGGTTTTCATTCGAGAGTTTGTAATTTCTGGGACTCTCTAGAATATATGATTTCTAACGGTTGATTTTTGGATTGTTGATAATTTGCATGCTTTGgtaaaatattttatgaaaatgaCAGTTTTTATTCAAAAAAGAGGTTTTTCGAAAAATATGAATAAGATTTCTAAAATGAAATGGGTTTGTTAAACTTCCACTGTAAAATAAGTTTTGGCAAACAAACCAATTAATTAACATTTTCGAAAATGGTTATAAAGTATATGAGCTAATAAACTGAGATGATTTTACGTAACGACTCAGTTTTCTAACCCATTTTTTGTGATATCtccggattcggccataatgtctaggccaggtttggggtgttacatttagaaaATTGATTCAACCATCGATTCAATTAGTCCGACCATCCAATTCAACTAGTTCAAGCGATTCATGGATCAATCGGTTTCATCCCTTAGTTCGGATCAATACCTCGATTAGTTCCTAGCCTGATTGACCGAATTAGTCTGGTTTTAAAAATGGtgcattttcacccaaaaatgaaTTTCGGCATCATATTAGTTTACTAGTGTTTTATATATGACACTTCTTTTTGTTAAATTATTTAGTCAAATTCTATTTTTGatccctttattttatttaaatttgggattcAATCTatataatttgacataatttgatcTTTTACTTTTGTAATATCATTGGTTAGTGTAAATAGCTGACGGTGTTAATCATCTTTGTTAAAATGTTggcatagtttttttttaaaaacttttaacAAAAAAG contains:
- the LOC108462383 gene encoding uncharacterized protein LOC108462383; translated protein: MGFELVYETEDKVRQIQDHLKAAFDRQKYYTDLKRCDIEYSLVRSIAYQLELPPELGLIYDVFHVLMLKGYWSGLSHVVSVEEIEVRPDLTFEEKLIQILDRDIKVLRRKSILLVKVLWQNHGTEEATWKFEASIHQQCPHMFGSDYCCFTHSTIAATIFSFVNWFGNLNDSQYIVVIVEFSGVGEYGETMVVTPTV